AGCCTATAAAAACTGGTATGGTTGAGGTATTTGGTATTGAATAAGTTTTGAACTTGTAAGCTTAAGGTTAATGGTCTTCCGTTAAAGCGCAGTTTGGTGCCTGCCTGTATATTCCAAACCTGGTAGCCTGCCGTTTTTTGTTCAGGCGGAACAATGTTATTTTGAGCACCCGTAATAAGATAATCGATGGAGATGTAGCTGTGCTTAAGCCTATCAATATGATGTGGCTCATAAGTAAGGTTGAACAATACTGAAGGCGGCGGAGAAAAAGGCAAGGTATATCCCTCTTTATCGCCTGATAATTGCCGGGCGCGAAGATATTCTGCCAGCACTTCCGTACTTAGTTCATTGGTTAATTTGTACTGCAACTGCAATTCGCCGCCATACCTTGCCACACTGCTCTGCGTGTAAACAAATACCTGGTTGCCTGCTCCCAGCAGGTAATCGTGCTCAGCAGTTGGGTTTAGGTAGATGTAGTTAGAAAAATAATTGTAAAACGGACTTAGTTGCGCCGAAAACCTTTCGGTGTCCCAGCTTAAAGTTAGATCTGCCTGATAGGATTGTTCGGGACTGAGCGAGCGATTACCTTTTTCAAAGCGGAAATAGTGATAGTTTACCCCGTTTGCAGCCAGTTCATTGGCTATGGGCATCCGGAAGCTTTTACCTATGTTGGCCTTCAAACTAAAACTGCCCTCGGGCGTGTAATTAACACCTGCCGACCAAACGAGGCTGTTGAAATTCCTGGTCAGGTTATCGGCACGAACTTGTTTTATGCCCTCTGTTTCAAACCAATCCGTATATTTTAAGGTACGCATGCGGCCGTAGTCATACCGTAAAGCCGCGTGCAACAATACCTTATCGTTCAGTTTAAACTTATCATAAGCGAAAGCTCCGGCCATGGTTTGTTTAAAGGCCGGCACCAAAAAACTCCATCCGTTAATTGTATTGTCCTGGTATTCACCATTAATGCCTATGGTTAGTTCATGCCGGTCAAATTGCAGCTTGTCGCGCAAGTTCAATGAGTATACCCGCTTATTAAATTCCCGCTCCAGATCAGATGGGATGCGCATAGTGTGCGGATAAACCGGTGGCATATAACCATGGTTAACATACTGGCTAAACTCTTGCCTGAAATTGTGCTGATAACCCATATCAGCTTGCAGCAAATGCCTGCCCGCCTGATATTGGGTGCGGTTGATGAGTTTGAAATGGTTCACTTCCTGGCTTGGCAGTTGTATGTCTCGGCTCGAACGGTTGTGCAACAGAGTATCAACCCGCCTTGGTTCCAAACCATGTGCATTGGCGAAAAAGCCGCTGCGTGTATAAATGTTAGATACGTAAAAAATCGACCGGAATTTTTCGCTTACATAGCCGGTGTTAAAGTGTAAGCCAGTCTCGCGTCCCGCCGTGTTACGCAACTGGTTGTTACGTAGTTTGACAGCATAATCATAAACGTAAACCTTGTTAGTCGGCACGGTATAGTCGCCATAATTTTGATAGGTTATGCGGGCATCGGCAAACCATTTTTGCCTACGTCCGTAAAGATTAATTGATGAACCAAACAGATTATTGTTAGTCTTGCCAATCATGTCAACCGAGCCGCCGAATGAATTTGGTGCGGGAGGCGCTACCGGTTTAACATCAACCACGCCGGCAATAGCGTCAGACCCATAGATGAATGAGGCCGCACCTTTTACTAACTCAACCTCGCCAACGGCAAACTGGTCAAGCTCCAAACCATGATCAGCCCCCCATTGCTGGCCTTCATGTTTAACACCCTTATCGGCCACAACAACCCGGTTAAAACCTAAACCCCGGATAAGCGGTTTTGACAGGCCCGAGCCAATACCAATTGTTTTAACCCCCGGCAGGCGCGACATGGTGGCCATCAAACTACCGCCAAGATTACGTTGAATGAAATCGGCATTAACAACCTCCACATTTAACGATTCGCTCTGCTTACGTTGCTCTGCATATCTATCTTTCACCAACACTTCTTCCAACTCGTGATTTTCCGGGTGAAGGCTTATGTTCAAGTACAATGGCAGATTGACTGCTTTAACCGTTTTTTTAACGGAATTATAACCAACATGCGAAACGTGGAGATAATACTCACCAGCGGCGGGCAAGTTAATGCTAAACTGCCCGCCGGCGTCAGTGATAACAGATAGTTCGGCAGGTTTAACACTTACCACAACTGCTTCCAGGGGTTTACCGGAGTGATCAGTAACTATCCCATTTAGCTGATAAGTTTGAGCAACCGCTGAACAACAGGTTAATGATAAAAAGCTTACCGTTAAGATAAAAGCACCAATGTTAAAGCCAAATAACAGCTTTTTACACCAGCCGAAAGGTTGGATTTTTAAGATCAAAATAATACTGAAAAAGCGTGCCGGAACGGGCACCGTTATTAATTAATTGAGAATGTTACAATGAATTAATTGCTCCTTGAAGCGAGTGGCATATCAAGGAATGAAAGCGTATTGAAATGTTTATTAATTGACCGGTAAATGTTAAGATACTTGCGCATGCACGCATTTATCCCAAAAAATCATTAATAAGTATTTACAGTAAACGCTTAGCAGTAGTAAGCAGGGGGCCCCTTGTTAGTAAAGCCCTGAAGAGTAAATTTGTAAGTGCCGGCAAAGGATTTACTCAGCAACGTTACGGCCTTAGTTACCGGAATGCCGATAACGGGGAGATTATCAAAATGCGCGTAATGCGCTTGCTTGTGTACAATATAATCACAAACGGTACATTTTTCAGAAGAATACACATATTCCGTATCTTCATCCTGATCATTAAGCGATGGGTAACTATGCTTATGAATTGCCTGAAACGCAGTGATAGCTATAAAAACAATAACCATTAACAAAGACACCAGTGCGTGGCGCTTGTTCAATGGTTTATATTTTGCTTTATGCATCATTGTTGCAAAAATGTTATTTTAAGATGAGATTGTCAATTAATAGTTTAAATAATTGCAGCAAAAATGAATTTTAAAAAGTTTTGAGTTCTTTAAGATAAACCTTCAAGTGCTGTAAAACCAAATTTAAACTACAATAAATCAACTACATTAAGCCTTAAAACAAAAAAAGCCGCCATAAAAGGCAGCCTTTTTTTAATAAACATCAATAACGAATTTGTTACACCAAATCAAACCTGTCCAGGTTCATCACCTTAGTCCAGGCGGCAACAAAATCGTTGATAAATTTTTGTTGAGCATCGCTGCTCGCATACACCTCGGCTACAGCCCTTAATTCAGAATTTGACCCGAATACCAGGTCAGCACGGGTGCTGGTCCATTTCACCTCGCCGGTTTTACGGTCGGTACCGAGGTATACCTCCCTGTCTTCAGATAATGCTTTCCAGGCTGTGCCCATATCCAGCAGGTTAACAAAAAAGTCGTTTGTAAGCTGGCCGGGGCGTTGTGTGAACACGCCATGCTTAGAGCCATCGTAATTTGTTTCAAGCACACGCATGCCGCCTATCAACACCGTTAACTCAGGTGCGGTTAGCGTAAGTAGCTGTGCCTTATCGATCAATAATTCCTCTGTTGATACACGAATTTTCGACTTGCGGTAGTTACGGAAACCGTCAGCAATTGGTTCGAGGTAACTGAATGATTCTACATCCGTTTTTTCCTGAGATGCATCTGCGCGGCCAACAGCAAAAGGAACTTTTACATCATGTCCGGCAGCTTTAGCAGCCTTCTCGATACCAACGTTACCCGCCAGTACAATCAGATCAGCCAGTGATACCTTTTTACCTGTCGATTGTGTGTTATTAAAGTCTGCCTGAATGCCTTCTAATACACTAAGCACCTTTTGCAGTTGCGGCGGATTATTTACCTGCCAGTACTTTTGCGGGGCAAGGCGTACGCGGGCGCCGTTGGCGCCACCGCGCTTGTCTGACCCGCGAAAGGTTGATGCCGAAGCCCAGGCTGTTGAAACGAGTTCAGATATCGAAAGACCTGAGTCAGCTATTTTATCTTTTAATAGGTTGATGTCATTCTCATCAACCGATGCATAGTCAACCGCCGGGATCGGATCCTGCCATAAAAGCTCTTCCTGCGGAACATCAGGCCCCAGGTAACGCTCACGCGGACCCATATCACGGTGGGTTAATTTAAACCAAGCACGCGCGAATGCATCGGCAAAAGCATCAGGGTTCTCTAAAAAGTGCCTTGAAATTTTCTCGTAAGCCGGATCAAACCTTAGGGCCAAATCGGTGGTAAGCATAGTTGGTTTGTGCCTTTTTTCGTTATCGTAAGCATCCGGTATAATAGCTTCATCCGTTTTTGCTACCCATTGATGGGCACCTGCCGGGCTTTTTGTAAGCTCCCATTCAAAGCCAAACAGGTTCTCGAAAAAGTTATTGCTCCATTGGGTAGGCGTCTTTGTCCAGGTTACTTCAAGCCCGCTGGTAATGGTGTCGGCACCTTTGCCTGATCCATACTTGTTATTCCAGCCAAAGCCCTGTTGTTCAATATCAGCAGCTTCAGGCTCCTTGCCAACATTATCGGCAGGAGCTGCGCCATGTGTTTTGCCAAAGGTATGTCCACCTGCTATCAGCGCAACGGTTTCTTCATCGTTCATCGCCATTCGGCCGAACGTATCCCTTATATCTTTAGCAGCCATGATCGGGTCAGGATTACCATCCGGGCCTTCAGGATTTACGTAGATCAAACCCATTTGCACAGCAGCAAGCGGTTTCTCCAGGTTACGAGAGTGGATATTACCATCGGCATCATCGTCAGAAACGAGCACGCCGTGATTCTCATTAACACCTTCTGAACCGTGGGCATAGCGCAGATCGCCGCCAAGCCAGGTTCTTTCTTCGCCCCAGTATACTGATTCATCCGGTTCCCAAACGTCTTCGCGTCCGCCGGCAAAACCAAAGGTTTTAAAGCCCATTGATTCGAGGGCGACGTTACCGGTTAGGATCAACAAGTCAGCCCATGAAATTTTGTTGCCATATTTTTGTTTGATTGGCCATAACAACCTGCGGGCCTTATCCAGGCTCACGTTATCAGGCCAGCTGTTAAGGGGTGCGAAACGCTGCATTCCCGCACCGGCACCACCACGGCCATCGGTTACGCGGTATGTACCAGCGCTGTGCCATGCCATACGGATAAACAAACCACCGTAATGACCAAAATCAGCCGGCCACCAATCCTGCGAATCCGTCATCAGCACATGCAGGTCGGCCTTTACGGCTTCCAGATCCAGACTTTTAAAAGCTTCGGCATAGTTAAAATCCTTATCCATCGGGTTTGATAAAGATGATTGCTGGCGCAGAATACCAATCTTTAATTGATTTGGCCACCAGTCGTGGTTGCGGGTACCGCCACCACCAACATTGTGTTTCATAGTGCCATTGTGAAATGGGCATTTACTAATGTCATTTGATCCGTTTTCCATAATTTATAAGTTTATTAATCAACGTAATTTTGATTTAACAACGTAAATGTATGGCATTAAAACGTACAATCACAATCAATATATTCTATGCTAAATAGCTAAAAACTATTAGGATAAGTATCGACAGAAACGCTAACGAATTACCTTAATGAGAGTTGCTAAAAAATAAAAGGAGCGGCTACAATGACCTCAGCCGCTCCTTGCTGCGTAGCTTTACACCCTAACACAGTTATTTGGACAGGTATACTTAAGCAAAACCTGCGTTTGAGGTGCTATCGCAGCAGCTCGTCAAATAGTCAGTTAATAGTTAAAGTTTGATTTGAAGTATTGGCCCGGCGCGAGAGCGCCGGAGCCATCTTCAGCAGCACAAAGAACCACCACTTGTGCTAAGAGAGGTTGGGAACGGATTCGAACCGTCGTAAAAGGTTTTGCAGACCTCCGCCTCACCGCTCGGCCACCCTACCTTTGTAAAATTTACTTATTACCGGCGCTTGCTGTAGTTAATGGCTTATCGGCCTTATAAATTTCAGCCAGCGTTGCTGATAGTTTATCGCCGGTAAGATTTTTAGCTACAATCTTTCCATCCGGCCCTATTAAAAAGTTCTGCGGTATAGCGCGAACGCCGTATAATTCAGCTACCTCATTTTTCCAGTATTTAAGGTCAGATACCTGTGTCCAGACTAACTTATCATCTGCAACGGCTTTCAGCCAGGCATCGCGTTTACTGTCAAGCGATACACCCAAAATAGTGAAGTTCTTATCTTTATACTGATCATAGGCTTTTACCACGTTAGGATTTTCGTTCCGGCAAGGGCCGCACCATGATGCCCAGAAATCAACCAATACATATTTACCTTTAAATGATGCCAGCGAAATAGGTTTTCCATCCTTGTCAGCCTGCGTAAACTGAGGAGCAATAGCGCCAAAGGCAGTCCTCTTCCAGCCGTTTAGCCATTTTTGGTATTGCAGACCAGCCTTACCGCTTTTAACCTGTTTGGACAAGCCGGTATATAACGGCTCCACGTCGGCTGCTTCGGGAAAATAGCCACCATAGGTTTTTAGGGCTTCAAGTGCTATCAGTGAGTTAGGATGCGATTTTATGAACGGCACCAATACGGCTTTCTGTTCGTTCTCAATTGCATCTACCCTCTTTTCGAGCTCGGCTTCGGCCTGGCTGGTTTGCTGATGCTTTGGCAAGCTGCCATAAGCACGGTATTCTGCACGCAATCGTTCGTTATAAGGTTTTAGCACTGCGGTCAATTCAACATTATCTTTATTAAGTTGTCCCGCATTTACAGTTGCCTTAGCTATTGAATCTGCTGCCTGTAAATTGACATTACCGTTTTCGAGATAAAATGCTAACCGGTCGGCGTTACGCTTCTGCTGAAAGTTTTCGTTATCACGGGTAATAGTTAAGGTAGCTTTGGTTGCTTCAGGCAATTTACCTTTAAAAGCAAAACCTCCTTGCTGAACTTCGGCAGAGTCTACAACGGTACCGGCATCGGTACGGTATTGCAGATACGCCTTACCGCCGCTGTTAAAATTTTTAATACTGCCCTTTAAATTATAATCAATTTGCTGCGCAAATAAAACAGAAGGCAGCACTAAACCCGCCGTCAGTAAAGTATATTTTTTCATGGTAATTATGTTGTTGATAAAAGAATGATTAGTAAGTATGGAAGATGCTCTCTCTGTAATAACCATCAACAACAGTAAAAAAAAGCCTTAAGTAAATGGCTTAGTTGAGGACTAAAGTAGATGTAGGTCGTATTCATCATTTGTTCTATTGACGAAACAAATATACTACTAAATCTATAGATTTTATATAAAAATACAATTTTACAATTAATACATTGATTTTCAATTATTTATTTTATTAAGACATTAAAGATAGCCTTTTAAACTACTTATTAATTGCTGCTTATACGTTACACCAAACAAATCTAAATGAACCAGCAGCGGATAAATATTCCAAAGGTTTAAGCGTTGTCGCCAATCTTTTGTTAGTGGAAAAGCATCCTGGTAAGCATCATAAAACTCATTACCAAAACCACTGAACAAAGTCGTCATCGCGATATCGAACTCCCGGTGGCCATAGCTTACCGCAGGGTCAATTAAATATGGTTTGCCCCTACTGCCGATCAGGTAATTACCACCCCATAAATCACCATGAATAAGGCTCGGGGGCTCTTCGTCAAACAGCGCGGCAAGCCGGTTGTATAACCGCCCAAACAAAGCTACGTCGCCAGCATCAAGCAGTTTCTTGCCTCTCGCCATACTTATCATGGGCATCAGTCGCTCATTAACAAAAAACTCAGTCCAGGTAGAATGCTGCCTGTTACTTTGCGTTAATGACCCCATATAGTTATTATACGGCAGCCCGAAATATTCTGCGCTTACACGATGCATATCGGCAAGTTGCCTACCCAACTCTCGCATATCAACGGCGGCGGCGCTTTTTGTATCGAGCCATTCCAACAGCAAATAGCTGTCATCCCCTGCATCGCCCTGCATAACTATTTGAGGTACTGCTATCGTATTGGTTGATGCTATTAAGTTCAATCCTTTAGCCTCTGCATCAAACATACCCCGGAACTTATTTTTATTGTTGACCTTGACGAAATAGGTCATACTAACTGTATCTATACGATATGCTCTATTAATATCGCCGCCGCTTACAGGTTGATAGCCTTGTACGAACTCATTAAGCTGCTGTTCAATAGCCTTTAATACTGCTTCCATACTACTTAATATAACATTAACTAAATATCCGCAAGGTGCTTTGCAAATTTATCAAGGCAAAAAGCTATTTTTGCGGTTCTGATGAAGCATATTCGTAACTTTTGTATTATAGCACACATTGACCACGGCAAAAGCACTTTAGCCGATAGGTTACTTGAATACACCAACACCATTACCCAGCGCGAAAGCCAGGCCCAGTTGCTTGACGATATGGACCTTGAACGCGAGCGCGGTATCACCATTAAAAGCCATGCCATACAAATGGATTACGAGCTTGATGGTCAAAAATATACGCTCAACCTGATTGATACGCCCGGGCACGTGGATTTCTCGTACGAGGTATCACGCTCAATTGCCGCCTGCGAAGGTGCCTTATTGATTGTTGATGCCGCACAAGGTATACAGGCGCAAACCATATCAAACCTGTACCTGGCATTGGAGAATGACCTGGAGATTATCCCGGTGCTGAACAAAATGGACCTGCCCGGCGCTATGCCCGAGGAAGTAAAAGACCAGATTGTTGACCTGATAGGTTGTAAGCGTGAGGATATTTTAGCTGCATCCGGCAAAACCGGTATGGGCGTACACGATATTTTACGCGCCATTGTTGAGCGTGTGCCGGCACCTGTCGGCGATCCTGACGCACCTTTGCAGGCATTAATCTTCGATTCGGTCTTCAATTCCTTCCGCGGTATTATCGCCTACTTTAAGGTGGTTAACGGCGAGATCCGTAAAAACGACAAGGTAAAATTCGTAGCTACCGAAAAGCAATACCTGGCTGACGAGGTTGGAACATTAAAGCTTCGTCCGCTGGCTAAGGATGTTATCAAAACCGGCGACGTGGGGTATATAATATCCGGCATTAAGGAAGCGCGTGAGGTTAAGGTTGGCGATACCATTACCCAGGTTGACCGCCCATGCGCCGAAGGCATACAGGGTTTTGAAGAAGTAAAGCCCATGGTATTCGCGGGCATTTACCCGGTAGATACCGAGGATTATGAGGAACTGCGCGAATCAATGGCCAAACTGCAATTGAATGATGCTTCGCTTGTTTTTGAGCCGGAATCATCAGCGGCTTTAGGCTTCGGTTTCCGTTGCGGTTTCCTGGGCATGCTGCACATGGAGATCATCCAGGAACGTTTGGAGCGTGAATTCAACATGACGGTGATCACAACCGTTCCCAACGTATCATACATAGCCTATACCACTAAGGGCGATAGCATGCTGGTAAACAATCCATCTGACTTACCTGATCCAAGCAAGATTGATTTTGTTGAGGAACCATATATTAAGGCTACCATCATCACCAAGTCTGATTTCGTAGGTCCTGTGATGTCGCTATGTATCAACAAACGTGGTATCATTGTTAACCAATCGTACCTTACATCAGACCGTGTAGAGCTTGTATTTGAGATGCCTATGGGCGAGATCGTGTTCGATTTTTACGATAAGCTGAAAACCATCTCAAAAGGCTACGCTTCATTTGATTATCATCAGATCGGTTATCGCCAGTCTGACCTGGTAAAACTGGATATCCGTTTGAACAGTGAGCCTGTAGATGCCTTATCATCACTGATACACCGCAGCAACTCGTACGATTTTGGTAAAAAGATATGCGAGAAGCTGAAAGAGCTTTTACCACGTCAGCAGTTCGAGATCGTGATACAGGCATCCATAGGTGCCAAGATCATCGCCCGCGAAACGGTAAAAGCCATGCGTAAAGACGTTACGGCCAAATGCTACGGTGGTGACATCTCGCGTAAGCGTAAATTGTTAGAAAAGCAAAAGGCAGGTAAAAAACGCATGCGCCAGGTAGGTAACGTTGAGATACCACAATCGGCGTTTATGGCGGTGCTTAAATTAGATTAGCCCCCCTGCCCCCTAAAGGGGGTGTTGTAAACGGCTGTATATTGCTTCTCTTTAGGGGATTGAGGAGTTAAACTTTTATTCCCCTTTAGGGGGTTAGGGGGCTAAATGAATTTATTAGACGGAAAATACGTATCAGAAAAACTCAAGGTAGAGATAGCCGAGCAAGCAGCGGTTATATTAGAAAAAACCGGCCGTAAGCCGCACCTGGTGGCAGTACTG
This Mucilaginibacter defluvii DNA region includes the following protein-coding sequences:
- a CDS encoding TlpA disulfide reductase family protein, whose protein sequence is MKKYTLLTAGLVLPSVLFAQQIDYNLKGSIKNFNSGGKAYLQYRTDAGTVVDSAEVQQGGFAFKGKLPEATKATLTITRDNENFQQKRNADRLAFYLENGNVNLQAADSIAKATVNAGQLNKDNVELTAVLKPYNERLRAEYRAYGSLPKHQQTSQAEAELEKRVDAIENEQKAVLVPFIKSHPNSLIALEALKTYGGYFPEAADVEPLYTGLSKQVKSGKAGLQYQKWLNGWKRTAFGAIAPQFTQADKDGKPISLASFKGKYVLVDFWASWCGPCRNENPNVVKAYDQYKDKNFTILGVSLDSKRDAWLKAVADDKLVWTQVSDLKYWKNEVAELYGVRAIPQNFLIGPDGKIVAKNLTGDKLSATLAEIYKADKPLTTASAGNK
- the lepA gene encoding translation elongation factor 4, with product MKHIRNFCIIAHIDHGKSTLADRLLEYTNTITQRESQAQLLDDMDLERERGITIKSHAIQMDYELDGQKYTLNLIDTPGHVDFSYEVSRSIAACEGALLIVDAAQGIQAQTISNLYLALENDLEIIPVLNKMDLPGAMPEEVKDQIVDLIGCKREDILAASGKTGMGVHDILRAIVERVPAPVGDPDAPLQALIFDSVFNSFRGIIAYFKVVNGEIRKNDKVKFVATEKQYLADEVGTLKLRPLAKDVIKTGDVGYIISGIKEAREVKVGDTITQVDRPCAEGIQGFEEVKPMVFAGIYPVDTEDYEELRESMAKLQLNDASLVFEPESSAALGFGFRCGFLGMLHMEIIQERLEREFNMTVITTVPNVSYIAYTTKGDSMLVNNPSDLPDPSKIDFVEEPYIKATIITKSDFVGPVMSLCINKRGIIVNQSYLTSDRVELVFEMPMGEIVFDFYDKLKTISKGYASFDYHQIGYRQSDLVKLDIRLNSEPVDALSSLIHRSNSYDFGKKICEKLKELLPRQQFEIVIQASIGAKIIARETVKAMRKDVTAKCYGGDISRKRKLLEKQKAGKKRMRQVGNVEIPQSAFMAVLKLD
- a CDS encoding TonB-dependent receptor, with product MPVPARFFSIILILKIQPFGWCKKLLFGFNIGAFILTVSFLSLTCCSAVAQTYQLNGIVTDHSGKPLEAVVVSVKPAELSVITDAGGQFSINLPAAGEYYLHVSHVGYNSVKKTVKAVNLPLYLNISLHPENHELEEVLVKDRYAEQRKQSESLNVEVVNADFIQRNLGGSLMATMSRLPGVKTIGIGSGLSKPLIRGLGFNRVVVADKGVKHEGQQWGADHGLELDQFAVGEVELVKGAASFIYGSDAIAGVVDVKPVAPPAPNSFGGSVDMIGKTNNNLFGSSINLYGRRQKWFADARITYQNYGDYTVPTNKVYVYDYAVKLRNNQLRNTAGRETGLHFNTGYVSEKFRSIFYVSNIYTRSGFFANAHGLEPRRVDTLLHNRSSRDIQLPSQEVNHFKLINRTQYQAGRHLLQADMGYQHNFRQEFSQYVNHGYMPPVYPHTMRIPSDLEREFNKRVYSLNLRDKLQFDRHELTIGINGEYQDNTINGWSFLVPAFKQTMAGAFAYDKFKLNDKVLLHAALRYDYGRMRTLKYTDWFETEGIKQVRADNLTRNFNSLVWSAGVNYTPEGSFSLKANIGKSFRMPIANELAANGVNYHYFRFEKGNRSLSPEQSYQADLTLSWDTERFSAQLSPFYNYFSNYIYLNPTAEHDYLLGAGNQVFVYTQSSVARYGGELQLQYKLTNELSTEVLAEYLRARQLSGDKEGYTLPFSPPPSVLFNLTYEPHHIDRLKHSYISIDYLITGAQNNIVPPEQKTAGYQVWNIQAGTKLRFNGRPLTLSLQVQNLFNTKYLNHTSFYRLIQLPEAGRNIVLSVKVPFGSNTIN
- a CDS encoding fructosamine kinase family protein, with protein sequence MEAVLKAIEQQLNEFVQGYQPVSGGDINRAYRIDTVSMTYFVKVNNKNKFRGMFDAEAKGLNLIASTNTIAVPQIVMQGDAGDDSYLLLEWLDTKSAAAVDMRELGRQLADMHRVSAEYFGLPYNNYMGSLTQSNRQHSTWTEFFVNERLMPMISMARGKKLLDAGDVALFGRLYNRLAALFDEEPPSLIHGDLWGGNYLIGSRGKPYLIDPAVSYGHREFDIAMTTLFSGFGNEFYDAYQDAFPLTKDWRQRLNLWNIYPLLVHLDLFGVTYKQQLISSLKGYL
- the katG gene encoding catalase/peroxidase HPI, translating into MENGSNDISKCPFHNGTMKHNVGGGGTRNHDWWPNQLKIGILRQQSSLSNPMDKDFNYAEAFKSLDLEAVKADLHVLMTDSQDWWPADFGHYGGLFIRMAWHSAGTYRVTDGRGGAGAGMQRFAPLNSWPDNVSLDKARRLLWPIKQKYGNKISWADLLILTGNVALESMGFKTFGFAGGREDVWEPDESVYWGEERTWLGGDLRYAHGSEGVNENHGVLVSDDDADGNIHSRNLEKPLAAVQMGLIYVNPEGPDGNPDPIMAAKDIRDTFGRMAMNDEETVALIAGGHTFGKTHGAAPADNVGKEPEAADIEQQGFGWNNKYGSGKGADTITSGLEVTWTKTPTQWSNNFFENLFGFEWELTKSPAGAHQWVAKTDEAIIPDAYDNEKRHKPTMLTTDLALRFDPAYEKISRHFLENPDAFADAFARAWFKLTHRDMGPRERYLGPDVPQEELLWQDPIPAVDYASVDENDINLLKDKIADSGLSISELVSTAWASASTFRGSDKRGGANGARVRLAPQKYWQVNNPPQLQKVLSVLEGIQADFNNTQSTGKKVSLADLIVLAGNVGIEKAAKAAGHDVKVPFAVGRADASQEKTDVESFSYLEPIADGFRNYRKSKIRVSTEELLIDKAQLLTLTAPELTVLIGGMRVLETNYDGSKHGVFTQRPGQLTNDFFVNLLDMGTAWKALSEDREVYLGTDRKTGEVKWTSTRADLVFGSNSELRAVAEVYASSDAQQKFINDFVAAWTKVMNLDRFDLV